One genomic segment of Bacteroides caccae includes these proteins:
- a CDS encoding fumarate reductase/succinate dehydrogenase flavoprotein subunit, with product MIKIDSKIPEGPVAEKWTNYKAHQKLVNPANKRRLDIIVVGTGLAGASAAASLGEMGFRVFNFCIQDSPRRAHSIAAQGGINAAKNYQNDGDSVYRLFYDTVKGGDYRAREANVYRLAEVSNAIIDQCVAQGVPFAREYGGTLDNRSFGGAQVSRTFYAKGQTGQQLLLGAYSALSRQVNVGTVKLYTRYEMQDVVIVDGRARGIIAKNLVTGKLERFAAHAVVIATGGYGNAYFLSTNAMGCNCTAAVSCYRKGAVFANPAYVQIHPTCIPVHGDKQSKLTLMSESLRNDGRIWVPKKKEDAVKLQKGEIKGSDIPEEDRDYYLERRYPAFGNLVPRDVASRAAKERCDAGFGVNNTGLAVFLDFSEAINRLGIDVVLQRYGNLFDMYEEITDVNPGELAKEINGVKYYNPMMIYPAIHYTMGGIWVDYELQTTIKGLFAIGECNFSDHGANRLGASALMQGLADGYFVLPYTIQNYLADQITVPRFSTDLPEFAEAEKAVQAKIDKFMSIQGNESVDSIHKKLGHIMWEYVGMGRTAEGLKKGIAALKEIRKEFETNLFIPGSKEGMNVELDKAIRLYDFITMGELVAYDALNRNESCGGHFREEYQTEEGEAKRDDENFFYVACWEYQGDDEKAPILIKEPLVYEAIKVQTRNYKS from the coding sequence ATGATCAAGATAGATTCAAAAATTCCAGAAGGCCCGGTGGCTGAGAAATGGACCAACTATAAAGCTCACCAGAAATTGGTGAATCCCGCTAATAAACGTCGTTTGGATATCATCGTTGTGGGTACGGGTCTGGCAGGTGCTTCTGCCGCTGCTTCACTCGGTGAAATGGGTTTCAGAGTATTCAACTTCTGTATTCAGGACTCTCCGCGTCGTGCACACTCTATCGCTGCACAAGGTGGTATCAACGCAGCCAAGAACTATCAGAATGACGGTGACTCGGTTTACCGTTTGTTCTATGATACAGTAAAAGGTGGTGACTACCGTGCCCGCGAAGCTAACGTATATCGTCTGGCTGAAGTATCAAACGCTATCATCGACCAATGTGTAGCTCAAGGTGTTCCTTTCGCTCGCGAATACGGCGGTACGCTGGACAACCGTTCTTTCGGTGGCGCACAGGTTTCACGTACTTTCTACGCTAAAGGTCAGACAGGCCAGCAGTTGTTGCTGGGTGCTTACTCCGCACTGAGCCGTCAGGTAAACGTAGGTACTGTAAAACTTTACACCCGCTATGAAATGCAGGACGTTGTCATCGTTGACGGACGTGCCCGCGGTATCATTGCCAAAAACCTTGTAACAGGTAAATTGGAACGTTTCGCCGCTCACGCAGTAGTTATCGCTACCGGTGGTTACGGAAACGCTTACTTCCTGTCTACAAACGCTATGGGTTGTAACTGTACGGCTGCTGTTTCTTGCTACCGCAAGGGTGCCGTATTTGCTAACCCCGCATACGTTCAGATCCACCCGACTTGTATTCCGGTACACGGTGACAAACAGTCTAAACTGACATTGATGTCCGAATCTCTTCGTAACGACGGTCGTATCTGGGTTCCGAAGAAGAAAGAAGACGCTGTGAAACTCCAGAAGGGCGAAATCAAAGGAAGCGATATTCCTGAAGAAGACCGCGACTACTACTTGGAACGCCGCTATCCGGCATTCGGTAACCTGGTTCCGCGTGACGTTGCCAGCCGTGCCGCTAAAGAACGTTGCGACGCAGGTTTCGGTGTAAACAACACCGGTTTGGCCGTATTCCTCGATTTCTCCGAAGCTATCAACCGTTTGGGCATCGACGTTGTTCTTCAACGTTACGGCAACCTCTTCGATATGTATGAAGAAATCACCGACGTTAATCCGGGCGAACTGGCAAAAGAAATCAATGGCGTGAAATATTATAACCCGATGATGATTTATCCGGCTATCCACTATACAATGGGTGGTATCTGGGTAGACTACGAACTGCAAACCACCATCAAAGGTCTGTTCGCTATCGGTGAATGTAACTTCTCCGACCACGGTGCAAACCGCCTTGGTGCTTCTGCATTGATGCAAGGTCTGGCCGACGGTTACTTCGTATTGCCTTACACTATCCAGAACTATCTGGCAGACCAGATTACTGTTCCCCGTTTCTCTACTGACCTTCCCGAATTTGCGGAAGCGGAAAAAGCTGTTCAAGCTAAGATCGACAAGTTCATGAGCATACAAGGTAATGAATCTGTTGATTCTATCCACAAGAAACTGGGTCACATCATGTGGGAATATGTAGGTATGGGACGTACGGCAGAAGGCTTGAAGAAAGGTATTGCTGCACTGAAAGAAATCCGCAAGGAATTTGAAACCAACCTGTTTATCCCCGGTTCTAAAGAAGGCATGAACGTAGAGCTTGACAAAGCAATCCGCCTGTACGACTTCATCACAATGGGTGAACTTGTTGCTTACGATGCATTGAACCGTAACGAAAGTTGTGGTGGTCACTTCCGTGAAGAATACCAGACTGAAGAAGGAGAAGCCAAACGTGATGACGAAAACTTCTTCTACGTAGCTTGCTGGGAATATCAAGGTGACGATGAAAAGGCTCCGATATTGATCAAAGAACCGCTGGTATACGAAGCTATCAAGGTTCAGACCCGTAACTACAAGAGCTAA
- a CDS encoding succinate dehydrogenase/fumarate reductase iron-sulfur subunit: MDKNISFTLKVWRQAGPKAKGAFETYQMKDIPGDTSFLEMLDILNEQLISERKEPVVFDHDCREGICGMCSLYINGHPHGPATGATTCQIYMRRFNDGDTITVEPWRSAGFPVIKDLMVDRTAYDKIMQAGGYVSVRTGAPQDANAILIPKPVADEAMDAASCIGCGACVAACKNGSAMLFVSAKVSQLNLLPQGKPEALRRAKAMLSKMDELGFGNCTNTRACEAECPKNISISNIARLNRDFIIAKLKD; this comes from the coding sequence ATGGATAAAAATATATCATTTACACTGAAGGTATGGCGCCAAGCTGGTCCGAAAGCTAAAGGTGCTTTTGAAACCTACCAAATGAAAGATATTCCCGGTGATACTTCCTTCCTCGAAATGCTGGATATTCTGAACGAACAGCTCATCAGCGAAAGAAAAGAACCGGTAGTATTCGATCACGACTGCCGCGAAGGTATCTGCGGTATGTGTTCTCTTTACATCAACGGACATCCGCACGGTCCTGCAACAGGTGCTACTACCTGCCAGATTTATATGCGTCGCTTCAACGACGGTGACACCATTACCGTTGAACCTTGGCGTTCGGCCGGTTTCCCTGTTATCAAGGACTTAATGGTAGACCGTACCGCTTACGACAAAATCATGCAGGCAGGTGGTTACGTGAGCGTTCGTACAGGTGCTCCGCAGGATGCCAACGCTATCCTGATACCGAAGCCTGTGGCCGATGAAGCTATGGATGCCGCTTCTTGTATCGGTTGCGGTGCTTGTGTAGCTGCATGTAAGAATGGTTCTGCTATGTTATTCGTTTCTGCAAAGGTCAGCCAGTTGAACTTGCTTCCGCAAGGTAAACCGGAAGCTTTGCGCCGCGCAAAAGCCATGTTGTCTAAAATGGACGAACTGGGATTCGGTAACTGTACCAATACTCGCGCTTGCGAGGCGGAATGTCCGAAGAACATCTCTATCAGCAACATCGCCCGCTTGAACCGCGACTTCATCATCGCAAAACTGAAAGACTAA
- a CDS encoding thioredoxin family protein — MKQLFLICMTTVCLLSFQTIQGQQVVPAQRAQMIPAKKMQMTLAQPDGIAFRELSFASALKMAKEENKLLFVDCFTTWCGPCRMLSKVVFKDSLVADYFNRHFVNLKMDMEKGEGIDIRKKYDVRGYPTLLFLNSSGEVVHRLLGADEASALLEKVKLGVESGGISGLRKRYEAGERDSAFVCGYINVLSAANREEEAGKVAADFLQGKEQKILEYEGYFSIFYRYIHDINSSAFLYVVNHKKEIADRFPQQASSLNRRILEDWIIGSYTYLKVDESKHCTFDEQGLNAYVTRMKQMNVAEADMIGENLRLNRDGIMNQWDSFVKRGDKLLASHTILGDEEQLLQWVKWMNKACADMSLREKATQWCEKACADLIKKNEEIKKNLPPGAIPAISMIDYKAQLLQVAEKLRKPMEQN, encoded by the coding sequence ATGAAACAACTCTTTCTTATCTGTATGACAACAGTATGTCTGCTATCGTTTCAAACGATACAAGGACAGCAAGTAGTTCCTGCACAGAGAGCACAAATGATCCCTGCCAAAAAAATGCAAATGACTCTTGCACAACCGGATGGCATCGCTTTCCGCGAACTCTCTTTTGCCAGTGCATTGAAAATGGCTAAAGAAGAAAACAAACTACTTTTTGTAGATTGTTTTACCACTTGGTGTGGCCCTTGTCGAATGTTGTCCAAGGTAGTTTTTAAAGATTCTCTGGTTGCCGATTACTTCAACCGCCATTTTGTCAATCTGAAAATGGATATGGAAAAAGGAGAAGGGATAGATATCAGAAAAAAATATGATGTGCGAGGCTATCCCACCCTTCTTTTCCTAAATTCAAGTGGTGAAGTAGTACATCGCCTTCTTGGTGCCGACGAAGCGTCTGCACTGTTGGAAAAAGTAAAACTGGGAGTAGAGTCCGGCGGAATTTCAGGTCTTAGGAAACGCTATGAAGCGGGTGAGCGTGACTCTGCCTTTGTCTGCGGATATATCAATGTACTTTCTGCCGCCAACCGTGAAGAAGAGGCGGGAAAAGTAGCTGCTGATTTCTTACAGGGAAAAGAACAGAAAATACTGGAATATGAAGGTTATTTCTCAATATTCTACCGCTATATACATGATATCAACTCCTCGGCATTTTTATATGTGGTAAATCATAAGAAGGAGATAGCCGACAGATTTCCACAACAAGCTTCTTCGCTCAACCGTAGAATACTTGAAGACTGGATTATCGGCTCTTATACATATCTGAAAGTGGATGAGTCGAAACATTGTACATTCGACGAACAAGGACTGAATGCTTATGTCACTCGTATGAAACAGATGAATGTAGCAGAAGCCGACATGATAGGCGAAAATCTACGGCTTAACAGAGACGGCATTATGAACCAGTGGGACTCGTTTGTAAAACGGGGAGACAAACTACTTGCTTCACACACAATTCTAGGCGATGAAGAACAATTATTGCAGTGGGTGAAATGGATGAACAAAGCATGTGCAGATATGTCATTACGCGAAAAAGCTACTCAATGGTGCGAAAAAGCTTGTGCAGACTTAATAAAGAAAAACGAAGAGATCAAGAAAAATCTGCCTCCCGGTGCAATTCCTGCTATTTCTATGATAGATTATAAAGCACAGTTGCTACAAGTAGCAGAAAAATTGAGGAAACCAATGGAGCAGAACTGA
- a CDS encoding helix-turn-helix domain-containing protein codes for MPSICQGNWDCQNCPKAVSNAIAHIIYQRGFHRPAHKCEENFILFLMKGEMLVNSQEYAGTMLREGEFILQAIGSKFEMLAMTECECIYYRFVQPELFCDLRFNHIMKEVSPPLIYSPLKIIPELQYFLNGSITYLKGDKVCRELLSLKRKELAFVLGYYYSDYDLASLVHPLSKYTNGFQCFVIQNYKKVKTVEELAQLGGYTISTFRRIFNSVFHEPVYEWMLARRKENVLDDLQNSECTISEICYKYGFESLPHFSNFCKKSFGASPRNLRR; via the coding sequence ATGCCGTCTATCTGTCAAGGAAATTGGGATTGTCAAAACTGTCCAAAAGCTGTGAGCAATGCCATTGCTCATATTATTTATCAGCGAGGTTTCCATAGGCCTGCGCATAAATGCGAGGAGAATTTCATTCTTTTTTTGATGAAGGGAGAGATGCTGGTTAATAGTCAGGAATATGCAGGTACGATGCTCAGAGAAGGTGAGTTTATTCTTCAGGCTATCGGATCAAAATTTGAGATGCTTGCTATGACTGAATGCGAATGTATTTATTATCGTTTCGTTCAACCGGAGTTGTTTTGCGATTTGCGTTTTAATCATATCATGAAAGAGGTATCTCCTCCGCTTATCTATTCCCCTTTAAAAATAATTCCTGAATTACAATATTTCTTGAATGGCTCTATAACCTATTTGAAGGGAGATAAAGTCTGTCGGGAATTGTTGTCTCTCAAACGGAAGGAATTGGCATTTGTGTTGGGTTACTACTACTCCGATTATGATCTTGCGAGCTTGGTACATCCACTTTCCAAATATACAAATGGCTTTCAATGTTTTGTCATTCAGAATTATAAAAAAGTAAAGACGGTAGAAGAACTGGCACAATTAGGCGGATACACTATCAGTACATTCCGTAGGATTTTCAATAGTGTCTTTCATGAACCTGTGTATGAATGGATGCTGGCACGCCGCAAGGAAAACGTTTTGGACGATTTGCAAAACTCAGAATGTACAATCTCTGAAATATGCTATAAATATGGATTTGAGTCATTACCTCACTTCTCCAATTTCTGTAAAAAATCCTTTGGGGCTTCTCCTCGTAATTTACGTAGATAG